A window of Limosilactobacillus sp. WILCCON 0051 genomic DNA:
TCTTCCCACAAGCAGTCATGGATGAGGCCAATGCCATTCCTGATCACGTGCTGCCTGAAGAAAAGAAGGGGCGTAAAGATATTACCGCTCAGCCGCTGGTTACGATCGACAGTATTGAGTCCAAAGATCTTGATGATGCCGTCGTGGCTTGGAAGCTTGATAACGGCAACTATCATCTGGGGGTTCACATTGCTGACGTTACGCACTATGTTAAGCCGGGCTCGGCACTGGATAAAGAGGCCTTTAAACGAGGAACTTCAGTCTACTTAACGGACCGTGTAATTCCAATGCTGCCAAAGCGACTTTCAAACGGCATCTGTTCCTTGAATCCGAATGAGGAACGATTGGCAATGAGCTGTGAGATGGAGATTGATCCCCAGGGCAACATCGTCAAGCACGAGATCTTCCCTAGTGTAATGCGTTCTCATGCTCGGATGACCTATAAAGCCGTCAACGCAATTTTAGAAGATCATGATCCACAGGTTATCAAAGAATATGAAGAATTGGTGCCAATGTTTGAAACAATGGGCGAGCTGCACCAGATTCTTTTAAAGCATCGGCATGATCGTGGTGCCATTGACTTTGATGCGCCAGAAGCCAAGATCATTGTTGATGAGGAAGGTCACCCAACCGACATTCAGCTGCGCGAGCGGGGAACTTCTGAACGAATGATTGAATCCTTTATGCTGGCAGCCAACGAAACCGTAGCCGAACACTACTACAAGCTGCACGTACCGTTTTTGTATCGGATTCATGAAACGCCGGATGCCGATCGAATCAAGAGTTTTGCTGAGCTGCTCAGCGTCTTTGGCATTGAAATGAAGGGTGACTTGAAAAACGTCAAGCCCAAGATGCTCCAAGACGTCTTAAAGAGCGTGGCCGGCAAGCCAGAAGAACAGATGGTCCAGGTGATGATGCTGCGCAGTATGCAGCAGGCCAAGTATGCTGATGAAGAAGTCGGTCACTTTGGCTTGGGAGCCCAATACTACACGCACTTCACCTCGCCAATTCGGCGTTATCCTGATGAAATGGTGCACCGCTTGATTAGCTGGTATGCTGAAAACGGCACGACAGAAAAAGCCAAGGCCAAATATCGCGACTGGCTGCCAGAAGTAGCTGAGCACACCTCGGTTACCGAGCGGCGGGGCATTGATACGGAACGCGACGTTGACAGCATGAAGAAGGCTGAATACATGGAAGATCATGTTGGCGAGACGTTTGATGCCGTTGTTAGTTCCGTCATGAAGTTTGGCTTGTTCGTGGCTTTGGAAAATACCGTTGAAGGCCTGATCCATATCAGTGTCATGAACGATGACTTCTACGAGTATCTGGAATCCAACATGGCATTGGTTGGCCGCCGCCATCACCATATCTTCCAAATCGGTCAGCCAGTCAAGGTTAAGCTGATTCGAGTAGACAAGGATCAGCGCGAGGTGGACTTTGAACTGGTTAACCCTGAGGAAGCGCCGACAACCAAGCTGCGGGTGCCGCGTAAAAACGATGGCCGCTTTAATGGGCGAGGACGCGGCAGTCGTGACGACAAGCACGGCAGATTCAGCCATGGCGAGCGAGACAAAAAAGACGGTAAGCGTTCCTACCGCAGCAATGGCAACGGTAATGGGCGGCGCAGCAATCATCTGTTTGATCGTGGGCCTTCACGTCGGCATGATGGCGGCAAGCGTTCCCAGCGCGGCCATAACAATGGTGATCGCCGCTCGCGTTAAGCTATGACGGGAGGGAAACAAGATGGCAAAAAAATCCCATCACGAAAAAGATGATAATCTAATCGCGCAGAACAAAAAAGCGCGTCACGACTATTCAGTTTTAGAGACTTATGAAGCCGGGATCGCTTTGACTGGGACTGAGATCAAATCGGTCCGAGCTCGGCGCGTCAATCTTAAAGATGGCTTTGCTCAGCTTCATAACGGTGAATTATGGCTGATGAACGTGCATATCAGCCAATATGACAACGGCACCTT
This region includes:
- the rnr gene encoding ribonuclease R, whose product is MTQLQLEILKRLLDHQELSFSAEKIAQQLGMNRADQFTPIVQALAQLERDKKVMVTDQGEFKAVIKPKTISGVFRGNAKGFGFVAYDPEQPDIYVNPDHTMHAMSGDEVEVKILRAPEPGSDQGPEGQVTEILTRHYEHVVGEFKNITMGSFIGEIILKDKKLSNFRFFVTDDGLHPEDNEIVNATISSYPSDDSPQIMTGMVTEVIGDKDQPGIDILSVVYAHDVPHVFPQAVMDEANAIPDHVLPEEKKGRKDITAQPLVTIDSIESKDLDDAVVAWKLDNGNYHLGVHIADVTHYVKPGSALDKEAFKRGTSVYLTDRVIPMLPKRLSNGICSLNPNEERLAMSCEMEIDPQGNIVKHEIFPSVMRSHARMTYKAVNAILEDHDPQVIKEYEELVPMFETMGELHQILLKHRHDRGAIDFDAPEAKIIVDEEGHPTDIQLRERGTSERMIESFMLAANETVAEHYYKLHVPFLYRIHETPDADRIKSFAELLSVFGIEMKGDLKNVKPKMLQDVLKSVAGKPEEQMVQVMMLRSMQQAKYADEEVGHFGLGAQYYTHFTSPIRRYPDEMVHRLISWYAENGTTEKAKAKYRDWLPEVAEHTSVTERRGIDTERDVDSMKKAEYMEDHVGETFDAVVSSVMKFGLFVALENTVEGLIHISVMNDDFYEYLESNMALVGRRHHHIFQIGQPVKVKLIRVDKDQREVDFELVNPEEAPTTKLRVPRKNDGRFNGRGRGSRDDKHGRFSHGERDKKDGKRSYRSNGNGNGRRSNHLFDRGPSRRHDGGKRSQRGHNNGDRRSR